A window from Pseudooceanicola algae encodes these proteins:
- the ffh gene encoding signal recognition particle protein, which translates to MFENLSERLSGVFDRLTKAGALSEDDVRTALREVRVALLEADVSLPVARDFIKSVEKKATGQAVTKSVTPGQQVVKIVHDELIATLTGAEDPGKLKIDNPPAPILMVGLQGSGKTTTTAKLAKRLKERDGKKVLMASLDVNRPAAMEQLQILGAQIGVDTLPIVKGEDPVAIARRAKTQAGLGGYDVYMLDTAGRLHIDAELIQQAADVRDVVNPRETLLVVDGLTGQVAVEVATEFDDKIGVSGVVLTRMDGDGRGGAALSMRAVTGKPIRFVGLGEKMEALETFEPERIAGRILGMGDIVALVEKAQEVLEAEQAERMMKRFQKGQFNMNDLKSQLEQMQKMGGMEGIMGMMPGMGKMAKQVQDAGFDDKVITRQVALIQSMTKKERANPQILQASRKKRIAAGSGQEVSDLNKLLKMHRQMADMMKKMGKMGKGGMMKQAMKGMFGKGGMPGGMDPSQMDPKALEEAAKAMGAGGMGGGKLPGGMPGLGGGGGLPPGLSGFGKKK; encoded by the coding sequence ATGTTTGAAAATCTATCCGAACGCCTCTCCGGTGTTTTCGACCGACTGACCAAGGCCGGCGCCCTGTCAGAGGACGACGTGCGCACCGCCCTGCGCGAGGTCCGCGTGGCCCTGCTGGAGGCGGATGTTTCCCTGCCCGTGGCCCGCGACTTCATCAAGTCCGTGGAAAAAAAGGCGACCGGCCAGGCCGTGACCAAATCGGTGACCCCGGGTCAGCAGGTGGTCAAGATCGTCCATGACGAACTGATCGCGACCCTGACCGGCGCCGAAGATCCGGGCAAGCTGAAGATCGACAACCCGCCCGCGCCGATCCTGATGGTCGGCCTGCAGGGCTCGGGCAAGACGACGACCACCGCCAAACTGGCCAAGCGCCTGAAGGAACGGGACGGCAAGAAGGTCCTTATGGCCTCGCTGGACGTCAACCGCCCGGCGGCGATGGAACAGCTTCAGATCCTCGGCGCGCAGATCGGTGTCGACACCCTGCCCATCGTCAAGGGCGAGGACCCGGTGGCCATTGCGCGCCGTGCCAAGACCCAGGCCGGGCTTGGCGGGTACGACGTCTACATGCTCGACACCGCGGGTCGCCTGCACATCGACGCCGAGCTGATCCAGCAGGCCGCCGATGTCCGCGACGTGGTGAACCCGCGCGAAACGCTGCTGGTGGTCGACGGGCTGACCGGTCAGGTCGCGGTCGAGGTGGCGACGGAATTCGACGACAAGATCGGCGTCTCCGGCGTGGTCCTCACGCGGATGGACGGCGACGGGCGCGGCGGCGCGGCCCTGTCGATGCGCGCCGTCACCGGCAAGCCGATCCGCTTCGTGGGTCTCGGCGAAAAGATGGAGGCGCTGGAAACCTTCGAACCGGAACGGATCGCGGGCCGCATCCTCGGCATGGGCGATATCGTCGCCCTGGTCGAGAAGGCGCAGGAAGTGCTGGAGGCCGAACAGGCCGAGCGCATGATGAAGCGCTTCCAGAAGGGTCAGTTCAACATGAACGACCTGAAGTCCCAGCTTGAGCAGATGCAGAAGATGGGCGGCATGGAAGGCATCATGGGCATGATGCCCGGCATGGGCAAGATGGCCAAACAGGTGCAGGACGCCGGTTTCGACGACAAGGTCATCACCCGTCAGGTCGCGCTGATCCAGTCGATGACCAAGAAGGAACGCGCCAACCCGCAGATCCTGCAGGCCAGCCGCAAGAAACGTATCGCCGCCGGTTCCGGCCAGGAGGTCAGCGACCTCAACAAGCTTCTCAAGATGCACCGCCAGATGGCGGACATGATGAAGAAGATGGGCAAGATGGGCAAAGGCGGCATGATGAAACAGGCCATGAAGGGGATGTTCGGCAAGGGCGGCATGCCCGGCGGCATGGACCCGTCGCAGATGGACCCCAAGGCCCTGGAAGAGGCCGCCAAGGCCATGGGCGCAGGCGGCATGGGTGGCGGCAAGCTGCCCGGCGGCATGCCCGGTCTGGGCGGCGGCGGTGGTTTACCCCCCGGCCTTTCGGGCTTTGGCAAGAAGAAGTGA
- a CDS encoding GNAT family N-acetyltransferase, with the protein MMSLSPVYPVLETDRLCLICPAAPDFDAVAAYLMPGARPFVDQHPDEEAAWWSIATIIGHWHLRGYGHFAVIEKETGMNCGLVGPWFPRGWPEPELSWQLLDGAEGRGIATEAARCVLDWLFQDKGWASCVSLVDPENDRSVAMVERLGARSEGMFFHNMTGDLRIWRHFPKTAAGRKLLEGLA; encoded by the coding sequence ATGATGTCCCTGTCCCCCGTCTATCCCGTGCTGGAAACCGATCGCCTGTGCCTGATCTGCCCGGCTGCGCCGGATTTCGACGCCGTGGCCGCCTATCTGATGCCCGGCGCGCGCCCCTTCGTGGATCAGCACCCGGACGAAGAGGCCGCCTGGTGGTCGATTGCCACGATCATCGGACACTGGCACCTGCGCGGCTATGGCCATTTCGCGGTGATCGAGAAGGAAACCGGCATGAACTGCGGGCTTGTCGGCCCCTGGTTCCCGCGCGGCTGGCCCGAACCCGAACTGTCCTGGCAGCTTCTGGATGGCGCCGAAGGGCGCGGCATCGCAACCGAAGCGGCGCGTTGCGTGCTGGACTGGCTGTTCCAGGACAAAGGCTGGGCCTCCTGCGTATCGCTGGTGGACCCGGAAAACGACCGGTCTGTCGCCATGGTCGAACGCCTCGGGGCGCGCTCCGAAGGCATGTTCTTTCACAACATGACCGGCGACCTGCGGATCTGGCGGCATTTCCCGAAAACCGCCGCCGGACGCAAACTGCTGGAGGGGCTCGCATGA
- a CDS encoding GNAT family N-acetyltransferase, whose translation MTQPTLAAIPVLQTERLTLRGPAAQDHDLLSAFYGSERSHFVGGPLDREKTWRQLATEIGHWTLRGYGRWMADLTETGETVGMVGLWNPDGWPEAEIGWDLMNGHEGRGYATEAALAARAFAYDVLGWTTAISLVAPENHGSARVAERLGAQRDGAFQHARFGPLHVYRHPGPEALTDGGPEAYA comes from the coding sequence ATGACCCAACCGACGCTTGCCGCCATCCCGGTCCTGCAGACCGAACGCCTGACATTGCGCGGCCCTGCTGCACAGGATCACGACCTGCTGTCGGCCTTCTATGGCTCGGAACGGTCGCATTTCGTCGGCGGCCCGCTGGATCGCGAAAAGACCTGGCGCCAACTGGCGACCGAGATCGGCCATTGGACCCTGCGCGGCTACGGGCGCTGGATGGCGGATCTGACCGAGACCGGCGAAACCGTCGGCATGGTCGGCCTGTGGAACCCCGATGGCTGGCCCGAGGCCGAAATCGGCTGGGACCTGATGAACGGCCACGAGGGGCGCGGCTATGCCACCGAAGCAGCCCTGGCCGCGCGCGCCTTTGCCTATGACGTGCTGGGCTGGACCACCGCGATCAGCCTGGTGGCGCCGGAAAACCACGGCTCTGCCCGCGTTGCCGAACGGCTTGGCGCGCAGCGCGACGGCGCCTTCCAGCATGCCCGTTTCGGGCCCCTGCATGTTTATCGCCATCCGGGTCCAGAGGCCCTGACCGATGGCGGTCCCGAGGCCTACGCATGA
- a CDS encoding GNAT family N-acetyltransferase, whose amino-acid sequence MTTLPAPHHEIPVPVLETEHLILRGPRAEDFATVSDFARDAERTRFIGGPAETDFDVWRGFTSAIGHWMWFGYGFWTLEDRASGAALGRIGVINHVTWPEPELGWHMFAAGEGRGLAHEAATTIRAHAANALGLDRLISHIDPANLRSRALAERLGAVIEREGILLGTPCLIYRHPSVSEVTDAAE is encoded by the coding sequence ATGACCACCCTGCCCGCCCCCCATCACGAGATCCCCGTGCCGGTCCTCGAGACCGAGCACCTGATCCTGCGCGGGCCCCGCGCAGAGGATTTCGCGACCGTGTCGGACTTTGCCCGCGACGCAGAGCGCACGCGGTTCATCGGCGGGCCGGCGGAAACGGATTTCGATGTCTGGCGCGGCTTTACCTCTGCCATCGGGCACTGGATGTGGTTCGGCTATGGCTTCTGGACACTGGAAGACCGGGCCAGCGGCGCGGCGCTTGGCCGGATCGGCGTCATCAACCATGTCACCTGGCCCGAACCCGAGCTTGGCTGGCACATGTTCGCCGCCGGCGAGGGCCGGGGCCTGGCCCATGAGGCCGCCACGACCATCCGCGCCCATGCGGCCAATGCCCTGGGCCTGGACCGGCTGATCAGCCATATCGACCCGGCCAACCTGCGCTCGCGCGCGCTGGCCGAACGGCTGGGTGCGGTGATCGAACGCGAAGGCATCCTGCTGGGCACGCCCTGCCTGATCTATCGCCACCCCTCCGTGTCGGAGGTCACCGATGCCGCTGAGTGA
- a CDS encoding GNAT family N-acetyltransferase, whose amino-acid sequence MPLSDIPVLETTRLVLRGPEPEDFPDFRATFASYRSRFMGGPLSPYETWMLYAAEIGHWQIRGYGMWMIHDKVTDRALGMAGGWKPAQWPEAELAWIIWPETAGKGYALEATHAARAWFYDQLGWQGAVSYVDPKNLDSIRLAERLGAVKDPEAASVDGNDVCYRHPSPAALKDSQIADGIAMEIRSYQDPLFQPKGYALD is encoded by the coding sequence ATGCCGCTGAGTGATATTCCCGTGCTGGAAACCACCCGTCTTGTCCTGCGTGGCCCCGAGCCCGAGGATTTTCCGGATTTCCGCGCCACCTTTGCGTCTTACCGGTCGCGTTTCATGGGCGGGCCGCTGTCGCCCTATGAAACATGGATGCTCTATGCCGCCGAGATCGGGCACTGGCAGATCCGCGGCTACGGCATGTGGATGATCCACGACAAGGTCACCGACCGCGCCCTTGGCATGGCCGGAGGCTGGAAGCCCGCGCAATGGCCCGAAGCGGAGCTGGCCTGGATCATCTGGCCCGAAACCGCCGGCAAGGGCTATGCCCTGGAAGCCACCCATGCGGCCCGCGCCTGGTTCTATGACCAGCTCGGCTGGCAGGGGGCGGTGTCCTACGTGGACCCCAAGAACCTCGATTCGATCCGGCTGGCCGAACGGCTTGGCGCGGTGAAGGACCCCGAGGCGGCCTCGGTCGATGGCAATGACGTCTGCTACCGTCACCCGTCGCCCGCGGCCCTGAAAGACAGCCAGATCGCGGACGGGATCGCGATGGAAATCCGATCCTATCAGGACCCGCTATTTCAGCCGAAAGGATACGCTCTTGACTGA
- a CDS encoding chorismate mutase, whose protein sequence is MTETQDPVARADALLHEHRDSIDRLDAILVYTLGERFKHTQAVGRLKAENDLPPSDPDREARQIARLESLAQEADLDPAFAKKFLNFIIQEVIRHHRQHQS, encoded by the coding sequence TTGACTGAAACCCAAGATCCCGTGGCCCGCGCCGATGCGCTGCTGCACGAACATCGTGACAGTATCGACCGGCTGGATGCGATCCTTGTCTATACCCTGGGTGAGCGGTTCAAGCACACCCAGGCCGTGGGTCGGCTGAAGGCGGAAAACGATCTGCCGCCCTCCGACCCCGACCGCGAAGCGCGCCAGATCGCCCGTCTGGAATCGCTTGCACAGGAGGCCGATCTGGACCCGGCCTTCGCGAAGAAATTCCTGAACTTCATCATTCAGGAGGTGATCCGGCATCACCGGCAACACCAATCCTGA
- the rpsP gene encoding 30S ribosomal protein S16, with protein MAMKIRLARGGSKKRPFYRVVAADSRKPRDGRFIEKLGSYNPLLAKDSEERVKLDMERIQYWLDQGAQPTDRVARFLEAAGVKPKTERANPKKGTPGKAAQERAEAKAAKAAEATEETAE; from the coding sequence ATGGCCATGAAAATCCGTCTTGCCCGTGGTGGCTCGAAAAAACGCCCCTTCTACCGTGTTGTCGCCGCTGACAGCCGCAAGCCGCGCGACGGCCGCTTCATCGAGAAGCTGGGCAGCTACAACCCGCTGCTCGCCAAGGACAGCGAAGAGCGCGTGAAGCTCGACATGGAGCGCATCCAGTACTGGCTCGACCAGGGCGCCCAGCCCACCGACCGTGTGGCCCGCTTCCTGGAAGCCGCCGGCGTGAAGCCGAAGACCGAGCGCGCGAACCCGAAAAAAGGCACCCCGGGCAAAGCCGCCCAGGAACGCGCCGAAGCCAAGGCCGCCAAGGCTGCCGAAGCGACCGAAGAAACCGCAGAGTAA
- the rimM gene encoding ribosome maturation factor RimM (Essential for efficient processing of 16S rRNA), with protein MSENDTPNSEIGPDTLICVGAIAGSFGVRGEVRLKSFCADPEAIGDYSPLSSEDGATLWTVTLTRPIKNGFAARLSGVETKEEADALRGVRLHAPRDRLPALPDDEYYHADLIGLTVLDTGGTVLGRVKAVLDHGAGDLLEITGPGLTGSVLLPFTLDAVPTVDLAGGRIIADPPEGLF; from the coding sequence GTGAGCGAAAACGATACCCCCAATTCTGAAATCGGACCCGATACGCTGATCTGCGTCGGGGCGATTGCCGGTTCCTTCGGTGTGCGCGGCGAAGTCCGCCTGAAAAGCTTTTGCGCCGATCCGGAAGCCATCGGGGACTATTCCCCGCTGAGCAGCGAAGACGGCGCGACCCTTTGGACCGTCACCCTGACCCGGCCGATCAAGAACGGCTTCGCCGCGCGGCTGAGCGGCGTCGAAACCAAGGAAGAGGCCGATGCCCTGCGCGGTGTCCGCCTGCATGCACCGCGCGACCGACTGCCCGCGCTGCCGGATGATGAATATTACCACGCCGACCTGATCGGGCTGACGGTGCTCGACACCGGGGGCACTGTGCTGGGCCGGGTGAAGGCGGTGCTGGACCATGGCGCCGGCGATCTGCTGGAAATCACCGGCCCCGGTCTGACCGGGTCGGTTCTGCTGCCGTTCACGCTCGATGCCGTGCCGACTGTCGATCTGGCGGGCGGGCGCATCATCGCCGATCCCCCCGAGGGCCTGTTCTGA
- the rplS gene encoding 50S ribosomal protein L19: protein MNLIAQLEAEQIASLGKTIPDFKAGDTIRVGFKVTEGTRSRIQNYEGVCISRKNGSGIAGSFTVRKISFGEGVERVFPLHSTNIDSIEVVRRGRVRRAKLYYLRSRRGKSARIAEVTNYKPKAQA from the coding sequence ATGAACCTTATCGCACAGCTCGAAGCGGAGCAGATCGCTTCGCTGGGGAAAACCATCCCCGATTTCAAGGCCGGCGACACCATCCGCGTCGGCTTCAAGGTGACCGAGGGCACGCGCTCGCGGATCCAGAACTACGAAGGCGTTTGCATCAGCCGCAAGAACGGTTCGGGCATTGCCGGTTCTTTCACCGTCCGCAAGATTTCCTTCGGTGAAGGCGTGGAACGTGTGTTCCCGCTGCATTCGACCAACATCGATTCCATCGAAGTCGTGCGTCGTGGCCGCGTTCGTCGCGCCAAGCTGTATTACCTGCGTTCGCGTCGCGGCAAGTCCGCACGTATCGCGGAAGTCACCAACTACAAACCCAAAGCACAAGCCTGA
- the rpmE gene encoding 50S ribosomal protein L31, with translation MKKDTHPDYHFIDVKMTDGTVLKMRSTWGKEGDTMSLDIDPSVHPAWTGGNSRLMDAGGRVSKFKSKYAGLGF, from the coding sequence ATGAAAAAGGATACCCATCCCGACTACCACTTCATCGACGTCAAGATGACCGATGGTACGGTACTCAAGATGCGCTCCACCTGGGGCAAGGAAGGCGACACCATGTCGCTCGACATCGATCCGAGCGTGCACCCGGCCTGGACCGGCGGCAATTCGCGCCTGATGGACGCCGGCGGCCGCGTGTCGAAGTTCAAGAGCAAATACGCCGGTCTGGGCTTCTAA
- a CDS encoding division plane positioning ATPase MipZ: MAHIIVVGNEKGGAGKSTVSMHIGTALARMGHRVSVMDMDLRQRTFARYVSNRKRTMEKEGLSLPSPEFFELPEVDAADLSPGENIFDKRLYKGLADLAPVSDFILIDCPGSHTRLSQVAHSLADTLVTPLNDSFIDFDLLATIDSDGEKILGPSVYSEMVWSARQLRSQSGMKPIDWVVLRNRLGTQAMVNKKKMESALGRLSQRIGFRVVPGFSERVIFRELFPRGLTLLDLKDLGITSLNMSNIAARQELRDLLKALQLPGVDVTF, translated from the coding sequence ATGGCGCATATCATCGTTGTCGGAAACGAGAAGGGCGGCGCGGGCAAGTCCACCGTCTCGATGCATATCGGCACCGCGCTGGCGCGCATGGGCCACCGGGTTTCGGTCATGGACATGGATCTGCGCCAGCGAACCTTCGCGCGCTATGTCTCGAACCGGAAACGCACGATGGAGAAAGAGGGGCTGAGCTTGCCCTCGCCCGAGTTCTTCGAACTGCCCGAAGTCGATGCCGCCGACTTGTCGCCGGGCGAAAACATCTTTGACAAGCGCCTTTACAAGGGGCTGGCCGATCTGGCTCCGGTGTCGGATTTCATCCTGATCGACTGCCCCGGGTCGCATACGCGGCTAAGCCAGGTGGCGCATTCGCTGGCCGATACGCTGGTCACGCCGCTGAACGACAGCTTCATCGATTTCGACTTGCTGGCGACCATCGACAGTGACGGGGAAAAGATCCTCGGGCCGTCGGTCTATTCCGAAATGGTCTGGTCGGCGCGGCAGTTACGGTCCCAATCGGGGATGAAACCCATCGATTGGGTGGTGCTGCGCAACCGGCTGGGCACGCAGGCCATGGTCAACAAGAAGAAGATGGAAAGCGCCCTTGGCCGGCTGTCGCAGCGCATCGGCTTTCGCGTCGTGCCGGGCTTCAGCGAACGGGTGATCTTTCGCGAATTGTTTCCGCGCGGCCTGACGCTGCTGGATCTGAAGGACCTCGGCATCACCAGCCTGAACATGTCCAACATCGCCGCCCGCCAGGAATTGCGCGACCTGCTGAAGGCGCTGCAATTGCCCGGCGTCGATGTGACCTTCTGA
- a CDS encoding aspartate kinase has product MNFPKHTVEKIGGTSMSKVHELRDSLLIGDRDDLYHRIFVVSAFGGITNKLLEHKKSGQPGVYALFSNDDNAHGWLDALTEVGEAMREAHRVVLEHSADIHVADEFVRERVEGARSCLFDLQRLCSYGHFKLSDHMLSIRELLSGLGESHSAFATTLMLQRAGVNARCIDLSGWRDESEPDLRDRIRSGLEGVDLASELPIVTGYAQCREGLMREFDRGYSEVTFSNIAGETGAAEAIIHKEFHLSSADPKLVGEDAVRKLGHTNYDVADQLSNMGMEAIHPKAAKILRKAGIPLRVANAFEPADPGTLIDEEPAEIPQVEIVTGLGVTAFEVFEQDMVGVKGYDQGILEVLTRHKVRIVSKATNANTIIHYLDAPLKAIRRVERDVLSAFPNAQVRLNRMTLVSAIGRNLFELDATERGMKALREGGVRTLAVQHVPGSVDVQFLLAQDQEDAAIRILHSALVETQEEPGSKRLKVA; this is encoded by the coding sequence ATGAATTTTCCAAAGCATACAGTCGAGAAAATCGGCGGCACCTCGATGAGCAAGGTGCATGAACTTCGCGATTCGCTGCTGATCGGGGATCGCGACGATCTATACCACCGCATCTTCGTGGTTTCTGCCTTCGGCGGCATCACCAACAAGCTGCTCGAACACAAGAAGTCCGGCCAGCCGGGTGTCTATGCGCTGTTTTCCAACGACGACAACGCTCATGGTTGGCTCGACGCGCTGACCGAGGTCGGCGAAGCGATGCGCGAAGCCCACCGGGTCGTGCTGGAGCATTCTGCCGATATCCACGTGGCCGATGAGTTCGTTCGTGAACGTGTCGAGGGCGCGCGCTCTTGCCTGTTCGATTTGCAGCGGCTGTGCTCCTACGGGCATTTCAAGCTGTCCGATCACATGCTGAGCATCCGTGAACTGCTGTCGGGGCTGGGCGAGAGCCATTCGGCCTTTGCCACCACGCTGATGTTGCAACGGGCAGGCGTGAACGCGCGTTGCATCGATCTGTCGGGCTGGCGCGACGAAAGCGAACCGGACTTGCGCGACCGGATCCGGTCGGGTCTGGAAGGCGTCGACCTGGCGAGCGAATTGCCGATCGTCACCGGCTACGCGCAATGTCGCGAAGGCCTGATGCGCGAATTTGACCGGGGCTATTCCGAGGTGACATTTTCGAACATCGCCGGGGAAACCGGCGCTGCCGAAGCGATCATCCACAAGGAATTTCACCTGTCTTCCGCCGATCCCAAGCTGGTCGGCGAAGACGCAGTGCGCAAGCTGGGTCACACGAATTACGACGTGGCCGACCAGCTTTCCAACATGGGGATGGAGGCGATCCACCCCAAGGCGGCCAAGATCCTGCGCAAGGCGGGCATCCCGTTGCGCGTCGCCAATGCCTTTGAACCCGCTGATCCGGGAACGCTGATCGACGAAGAACCCGCCGAGATCCCGCAGGTCGAAATCGTCACCGGTCTGGGTGTCACCGCTTTCGAGGTGTTCGAACAGGACATGGTGGGTGTGAAGGGCTACGATCAGGGTATCCTCGAGGTGCTGACGCGCCACAAGGTGCGCATCGTGTCCAAGGCGACCAATGCCAATACGATCATCCACTACCTCGATGCGCCACTGAAGGCGATTCGGAGGGTAGAGCGCGACGTGCTGAGCGCCTTCCCCAACGCGCAGGTGCGGTTGAACCGGATGACCCTGGTCTCGGCCATCGGCCGAAACCTGTTCGAACTCGACGCGACCGAGCGCGGCATGAAGGCGCTGCGTGAAGGCGGCGTGCGGACCCTTGCCGTGCAGCATGTGCCCGGCAGTGTCGACGTGCAGTTCCTGCTGGCACAGGACCAGGAAGACGCGGCCATCCGCATCCTGCACTCCGCGCTGGTGGAAACGCAGGAAGAGCCGGGATCCAAGCGGTTGAAGGTCGCCTGA
- a CDS encoding ectoine synthase: protein MIIRDFNKLIEDEKSRVVSDANWTSVRMLLADDGMGFSFHITFLEAGSEHTFHYKNHFESVYCMQGKGRITDLATGEVHEIKPGVMYALDKHDKHTVVADEELIMACCFNPPVTGKEVHREDGSYALEDA, encoded by the coding sequence ATGATTATTCGTGATTTCAACAAGCTGATCGAAGACGAAAAGTCCCGCGTTGTTTCGGACGCCAACTGGACCTCGGTCCGGATGCTGCTGGCCGATGACGGGATGGGCTTTTCCTTCCACATCACATTCCTGGAAGCGGGTTCGGAGCATACGTTCCACTACAAGAACCACTTCGAAAGCGTCTACTGCATGCAGGGCAAGGGCCGGATCACCGATCTGGCCACCGGCGAGGTCCACGAGATCAAGCCCGGCGTCATGTATGCGCTCGACAAACATGACAAGCACACTGTCGTGGCCGACGAAGAGCTGATCATGGCCTGCTGCTTCAACCCGCCGGTCACCGGCAAGGAAGTGCACCGCGAAGACGGCTCCTACGCGCTTGAAGACGCCTGA
- the ectB gene encoding diaminobutyrate--2-oxoglutarate transaminase, with protein sequence MPTETSSIFTRRESEARSYCRSFDTVFTKASGSIMTDAEGREYIDFLAGCSSLNYGHNDADMKSALIDHISADGIAHGLDMYTDTKAAFLETFERHILKPRGMDHKVMMVGPTGTNAVEAAMKLARKVTGRTNIISFTNGFHGMTLGALAATGNEGKRGGAGIDLHGVTRMPFEGAFGEDVDTLAIIETMLDNPSSGIDAPAAFLVEPVQGEGGLNAASADWLRGIARIAKKHGALLILDDIQAGIGRTGTFFSFEEMGIEPDMVPMAKSLSGMGLPFAALLVKPEHDIWKPAEHNGTFRGNTHAFVTARVAIEKFWADDSFQKDIATKSAILSEAMDELAKEIPGATVKGRGMMMGVDVGSGDLAADICAECFRNGVIIETSGAMDEVVKVLAPLTTPVETFRKGLKILLEAAAEKKQIKFAAE encoded by the coding sequence ATGCCGACCGAAACATCTTCGATTTTCACACGGCGGGAATCGGAAGCGCGCAGCTATTGCCGCAGCTTCGATACCGTTTTCACCAAGGCCAGCGGCTCGATCATGACCGACGCGGAGGGGCGCGAGTACATCGACTTTCTCGCCGGTTGCTCGTCGCTGAACTACGGCCATAACGATGCCGACATGAAGTCGGCGCTGATCGATCATATCAGCGCCGATGGCATTGCCCATGGTCTCGACATGTATACCGACACCAAGGCCGCCTTCCTGGAAACCTTCGAGCGTCACATCCTCAAGCCGCGGGGCATGGACCACAAGGTGATGATGGTTGGCCCGACCGGCACCAATGCCGTAGAGGCCGCGATGAAGCTGGCCCGCAAGGTGACGGGGCGGACCAACATCATCTCCTTCACCAACGGTTTCCACGGCATGACGCTTGGCGCTCTGGCCGCGACCGGCAACGAAGGCAAGCGCGGCGGTGCGGGTATCGACCTGCACGGCGTGACGCGGATGCCCTTCGAGGGCGCCTTCGGCGAGGACGTCGATACACTGGCGATCATCGAGACCATGCTGGACAATCCCAGTTCGGGCATCGACGCCCCGGCCGCCTTCCTGGTCGAGCCCGTGCAAGGCGAAGGTGGCCTGAACGCCGCTTCTGCCGATTGGCTGCGCGGCATCGCCCGCATCGCCAAGAAACACGGCGCGCTGCTCATCCTGGACGACATCCAGGCGGGTATCGGGCGCACCGGCACCTTCTTCTCCTTCGAGGAGATGGGGATCGAGCCGGACATGGTGCCGATGGCCAAGTCGCTGTCGGGCATGGGTCTGCCCTTTGCCGCGCTGCTGGTGAAACCCGAACATGACATCTGGAAGCCGGCCGAGCATAACGGCACCTTCCGGGGCAATACCCATGCCTTCGTGACCGCCCGTGTCGCGATCGAGAAATTCTGGGCCGACGACAGCTTCCAGAAGGACATCGCGACCAAATCCGCGATCCTCAGTGAAGCCATGGACGAACTGGCCAAGGAAATTCCCGGCGCCACCGTCAAGGGCCGTGGCATGATGATGGGCGTTGATGTCGGTTCCGGGGATCTGGCTGCGGATATCTGCGCGGAATGCTTCCGCAACGGTGTTATCATCGAGACCTCGGGTGCGATGGACGAGGTGGTCAAGGTGCTTGCCCCGTTGACCACGCCGGTTGAAACCTTCCGCAAGGGTCTGAAGATTCTGCTGGAAGCCGCCGCCGAGAAGAAACAGATCAAATTTGCTGCGGAGTAA
- the ectA gene encoding diaminobutyrate acetyltransferase: MTLRKPVAEDGEAIWSLVQACKPLDENSMYCNLVQCDHFAGTCVVAEVEDQGVMGWVSGHVLPDDPSTLFVWQVAVSSEARGLGLGGKMLSHLVNRPGLSNVRRIKTTITKDNDASWALFRRFASRTGGELSHEPHYTKGDHFGGRHDTEHMVTIEMRGGLKKAA, encoded by the coding sequence ATGACGCTGCGCAAGCCCGTCGCCGAGGATGGTGAAGCCATCTGGAGCCTGGTGCAGGCGTGCAAGCCGCTCGACGAGAACTCGATGTACTGCAATCTCGTGCAGTGCGATCATTTCGCCGGGACTTGCGTCGTTGCCGAGGTCGAAGACCAGGGTGTCATGGGGTGGGTTTCGGGGCATGTCCTCCCCGATGATCCCTCAACGCTGTTCGTCTGGCAGGTGGCGGTTTCCTCCGAGGCACGTGGCCTTGGGTTGGGCGGCAAGATGCTGTCCCATCTGGTGAACCGCCCCGGTCTGTCCAATGTGCGCCGCATCAAGACCACGATCACCAAGGACAACGACGCCTCTTGGGCGCTGTTCCGTCGGTTCGCTAGCCGGACCGGGGGCGAACTGAGCCATGAGCCGCATTATACCAAGGGTGATCACTTTGGCGGGCGCCACGACACTGAGCATATGGTGACCATCGAGATGCGCGGCGGCCTGAAAAAGGCTGCCTGA